CGCCCCCATTCCACCACCGCGAGGGCCCCGACCACCAGGGACAGCACGGCGGTGCCGATGAACTTTCCCAGGAAGGACACGTTCATCACGACCACGTTGATCGACTGCATCGCGCCCAGACCCTCCTCCGGCGGCACCCGCGCGAGCGCCTTCATCACGAAGCTGGAAAAAGCGAAGAAGACCCCCGCGATCAGGGCCGAGCCGAGCGCGGCGATGGCCGCCAGAACGTTCAGGATGGTCGCCATGGTTGGTCTCCGGTGGTCCCGCTCACCGCCACTTGATCGAACACCCCATGCTCGGAATCTGACCCTCCGGCCCAACCCCGGTCTTGGCGATCTGCCTCATCGCGTTGACGAGCTCGGGGGTCCGGTCGGTCGCGTCTGACATGCGCGCGTCGTCCAGGCGGCCTCGGAACTGGAGCACGCCGTCCCTGTTGAGGCCGAAGAAGTCGGGCGTACACACCGCGCCGTAGGCCTTCGCCACCGACTGGTCCTCGTCGACCACGTACGGGAACGAGAAGTCGTGCGCCTCGGCGAACTTCTTCATCAGCGGAGGCGCGTCGGTGGGATACGCGCCGTAGTCATTCGGCATAACCGCCAGCACGCCGATGCCCTCTGACTGGAGGACCTTGGCGTCGGCCGATAGACGATCGACGACCGCTTTCACGTACGGGCAGTGGTTGCAGATGAACGCGATCAGCAGCCCGTTCTCGCCCATCTCCTCGGACATCGTGTAGCTCAGGCCGTCCGGGTCCTTCAGCGTGAAGTCGGCGGCCTGCCAGCCGAGCTCGGCGTCGGGGGTTGGAAGCAACACCATCGCGATTCTCCTTTGAGCTTACTGCTCCGCGTGAGTCCGCATGTACTCCAGCGCCATCGCGGTCATCGCGCGTACCCCCAGGCCCAGCCCGCTGTCGTCGATGAAGAACTCCGGCGTGTGGTGGGCGGGGGCGTCTTCGAACGATACGTCCGCCGGCCGGCCCCCGAGGCGGATGTAGAAGCCGGGCACGCGCTCGGAGATGTACGAGAAATCCTCGGCGCCTGTCACCGCCGGGATCTGGAGGGTGCGCCCCGGGGCGAGCCCCTCCAGCACCGGCACCATCTGGGTTGTGAGGTCGGGGTCGTTGTAGGTGACGGGGTAGCCGATTCCCACCGGAATGGTGACCTCGGCGCTGCCGCCCATGCTCTCCGCGATGC
This is a stretch of genomic DNA from Gemmatimonadota bacterium. It encodes these proteins:
- a CDS encoding thioredoxin family protein codes for the protein MLLPTPDAELGWQAADFTLKDPDGLSYTMSEEMGENGLLIAFICNHCPYVKAVVDRLSADAKVLQSEGIGVLAVMPNDYGAYPTDAPPLMKKFAEAHDFSFPYVVDEDQSVAKAYGAVCTPDFFGLNRDGVLQFRGRLDDARMSDATDRTPELVNAMRQIAKTGVGPEGQIPSMGCSIKWR